Within the Sphingobium baderi genome, the region ATGTGGCGCGCAAATATCAGGCGCTATCGACCAGCGACCCCGACAATGCACAAAGCTGGACCGCCTGTTCGGCCGCCGCGCTCAAGCGCAGTATCGCCACCGGGGCGGAGGCCGATACCTATGGAATGCAGGTGGCGCAGATGCTGCGGCTGATCGCGGTCAATGGCGAGGTGACGCCTTGCCCGGACGCCATTCCGCAGACGCTGTGGGACAAGGCGAAGGGTATTGACGATCTGGGCAAGGGCGACGCCGCCGCGAGGGCGGCTGGCACCACGCCAGCTCCTGCGCCGGATGCCGACCGGGCGGACCGGCTGCGCCTGAATGCCGACATGGCCGCCAAGGCCGCGGCTGACGCGGAGCGGATCAAGTCGGAAAAGGACGCCTATGCCGCCGCGCTGGCGGAATCGCAGCGGGCGCAGGACCAGTATCAGCGCGAACGGGAAGCCTATGAAGCCGAATCGGCGCGCGTGAAAGCGGCGCAGGAAGCCTATGACGCGCAAATGACCCGTTATCGTGCATCGGGGGGCCGGACGACGCCGCAATGAAACAGCGCCGGATCAGCGCGCTGCGATACCCAGGGCGACGGCTTCGGCGACCTTGATCCCGTCGATCGCGGCGGAAAGGATGCCGCCCGCATAACCCGCGCCCTCGCCCGCCGGATAGAGGCCCGCGACATTCAGACTCTGGAAATCCTTGCCGCGCGTGATGCGGATGGGGGAGGATGTGCGGGTTTCAACGCCGGTCATGATGGCGTCCGGATGATCGTAATTCGCGATCTGGCGGCCGAAGGCAGGCAGCGCTTCGCGGAACGCCTCCAGCACGAAATCGGGCAGAAATGAAGACAGGTCGGTCAGTGTCACGCCCGGCTTGTAGGACGGGATGACTTCGCCGAGCTGCGTGGATGCGCGGCCCGCGAGGAAATCGCCAACCGTCTGCCCCGGCGCGTTGTAGGAGGAGCCGCCCGCAACATAGGCCAGCGATTCAAGGCGGCGTTGCAGGTCGATGCCCGCCAACGGGCCTTCGGGATAGTCGCGTTGCGGGTCGATGCCGACGACGAGGCCGGAATTGGCGTTGAATTCGGCGCGGCTATATTGGCTCATGCCGTTTGTGACGACGCGGCCTTCCTCCGACGTGGCGGCGACCACACGGCCGCCGGGGCACATGCAGAAGCTGTAGACCGTGCGGTCATTGGCGCAGTGATGGGCAAGGCTGTAGGCCGCCGCGCCCAGCGCGGGATGCCCCGCGCACTGGCCGAAACGGGCGCGGTCGATCCAGCTTTGAGGGTGCTCGATGCGGACGCCGATGGAAAAGGGCTTGGGTTCGATATGCACGCCGCGTCGATGCAGCATCTCGAAAGTCGGGCGCGCGCTGTGACCGACCGCCATGACGACATGATCCGCTTCGATGAAGCTCCCACCGTGGAGATGCAGGCCGCGCAGGCGCTGCGTGCCGTCGCCCTGCCGTTCCAGTTCGATGTCTTCGACGCGGTGCTGCCAGCGATATTCGCCGCCCAGCGCCTCGATCTGGCGACGCATCGCCTCCACCATGGTGACGAGGCGGAAGGTGCCGATATGAGGATGGGCTTCGGTGAGAATGTCGTCCGGCGCGCCCGCCTCGACAAATTCCTCCAGCACCTTGCGGCCCAGAAAGCGCGGGTCTTTCACCCGGCAATAGAGCTTGCCGTCGGAAAAGGTGCCCGCCCCGCCCTCGCCGAACTGGACATTGCTGTCGGGATTGAGTTCGCCGCGCCGCCACAGGCCCCACGTGTCCTTGGTGCGTTCGCGCACCACCTTGCCCCGGTCGAGGATGATCGGGCGGAACCCCATCTGCGCGAGGATCAGGCCCGCAAACAGGCCGCAC harbors:
- a CDS encoding NAD(P)/FAD-dependent oxidoreductase, producing MLRLSGLKLPLDHPAEAMPAAICERLGIAAHELLNHVVVRRSNDARRKNAIQLVYTVDVELTDEAAVLARFDKDHDVRPRPDTDYKFVTKAVEGWSGKRPVVIGAGPCGLFAGLILAQMGFRPIILDRGKVVRERTKDTWGLWRRGELNPDSNVQFGEGGAGTFSDGKLYCRVKDPRFLGRKVLEEFVEAGAPDDILTEAHPHIGTFRLVTMVEAMRRQIEALGGEYRWQHRVEDIELERQGDGTQRLRGLHLHGGSFIEADHVVMAVGHSARPTFEMLHRRGVHIEPKPFSIGVRIEHPQSWIDRARFGQCAGHPALGAAAYSLAHHCANDRTVYSFCMCPGGRVVAATSEEGRVVTNGMSQYSRAEFNANSGLVVGIDPQRDYPEGPLAGIDLQRRLESLAYVAGGSSYNAPGQTVGDFLAGRASTQLGEVIPSYKPGVTLTDLSSFLPDFVLEAFREALPAFGRQIANYDHPDAIMTGVETRTSSPIRITRGKDFQSLNVAGLYPAGEGAGYAGGILSAAIDGIKVAEAVALGIAAR